A portion of the Candidatus Binataceae bacterium genome contains these proteins:
- the thiC gene encoding phosphomethylpyrimidine synthase ThiC: protein MTQLEAARKGIITQQMKEVAEDEGLAPEEIRALVASGEAVIPHNLHHDFRAIGIGKRLRTKVNANLGASNFHQLLSEEIEKLYTAVRFGADSVMDLSTGTDLDKIRVELLSRAPVMLGTVPIYHVASERSIMDLDAEFFLEIIERQARQGVDYMTLHCGVTRESVARLRRHQRIEGIVSRGGALLAAWMERTGKENPLYEHYDEVCAILREHDVTISLGDGLRPGATGDATDRGQIAELLVLGELTERARSAGVQVMIEGPGHVPLDQIEANVKLEKRICGGAPFYVLGPLTCDVAPGYDHITGAIGGAIASAAGTDFLCYVTPAEHLRLPDVDDVREGVIATRIAAHSGDLVKGVRAAKLWNDQMSRYRKALNWEGMYAMAMDPDKARRYKEESEAAGSNVCSMCGSLCSINIDNAAIKFSSRRALAQDESHAVH, encoded by the coding sequence ATGACCCAGCTTGAAGCCGCACGCAAAGGGATCATCACGCAACAGATGAAAGAGGTCGCCGAGGACGAGGGGCTTGCGCCCGAGGAAATCCGCGCGCTGGTCGCCTCGGGCGAGGCGGTCATCCCGCACAATCTCCACCACGACTTTCGCGCGATTGGGATCGGCAAACGCCTGCGGACCAAGGTCAACGCCAACCTCGGCGCCTCCAACTTTCATCAGCTGCTCAGCGAGGAAATCGAAAAACTCTACACCGCCGTGCGCTTCGGCGCCGACTCGGTAATGGACCTCTCGACCGGCACCGACCTCGACAAGATCCGTGTAGAGCTGCTGTCGCGGGCGCCGGTGATGCTGGGCACGGTACCGATCTATCATGTCGCCTCCGAGCGCTCGATCATGGACCTCGACGCCGAGTTCTTCCTGGAGATCATCGAGCGCCAGGCGCGCCAGGGCGTCGATTACATGACGCTGCACTGCGGAGTGACGCGCGAGAGCGTGGCCCGCCTGCGCCGCCATCAGCGCATCGAGGGCATCGTGTCGCGCGGCGGCGCGCTGCTCGCGGCCTGGATGGAGCGCACCGGCAAGGAGAACCCGCTCTACGAGCACTACGACGAGGTCTGTGCGATCCTGCGCGAGCACGACGTGACGATCTCGCTCGGCGACGGCCTGCGTCCGGGCGCCACCGGCGACGCCACCGACCGCGGCCAGATCGCCGAGCTGCTGGTGCTCGGCGAGCTCACCGAGCGTGCGCGCAGCGCCGGCGTGCAGGTGATGATCGAGGGCCCGGGCCACGTCCCGCTCGACCAGATCGAGGCCAACGTCAAGCTGGAAAAGCGCATCTGCGGCGGTGCGCCGTTCTACGTGCTCGGCCCGCTGACCTGCGACGTCGCCCCTGGCTACGACCACATCACCGGCGCAATCGGCGGCGCGATCGCCTCCGCCGCCGGCACCGATTTCCTGTGCTACGTCACTCCGGCCGAGCATCTGCGCCTGCCCGACGTCGACGACGTCCGCGAGGGCGTGATCGCAACCCGTATCGCCGCCCACTCGGGCGACCTGGTCAAGGGCGTGCGCGCGGCCAAGCTGTGGAACGATCAGATGTCGCGCTATCGCAAGGCGCTCAACTGGGAGGGGATGTACGCGATGGCGATGGATCCGGACAAGGCCCGCCGCTACAAGGAAGAGAGCGAGGCCGCCGGTTCCAATGTGTGCAGCATGTGCGGCTCGCTCTGCTCGATCAATATCGACAACGCTGCGATCAAATTCTCCAGCCGCCGCGCGCTCGCCCAGGACGAGAGCCATGCCGTCCACTGA
- a CDS encoding nuclear transport factor 2 family protein: MNPQHSTNIAATTAEVIRRFNEVFLRHDPSALAELIANDCIIENTTPAPDGARLEGRDACLAQWSGIATAPGTHFDLEDVFVAGDRAIIRWRYWWGARAADSVRGVNLMRVENGLIVEAMGYVKGN; this comes from the coding sequence ATGAACCCGCAACATTCGACCAACATCGCCGCCACGACGGCCGAGGTAATCCGGCGCTTCAACGAAGTCTTCCTGCGCCACGATCCCTCGGCGCTGGCGGAGCTGATCGCGAACGACTGCATAATCGAAAACACCACGCCCGCGCCCGACGGCGCCCGGCTCGAGGGCCGCGACGCCTGCCTTGCCCAGTGGTCGGGGATCGCAACCGCGCCCGGCACGCATTTCGACCTCGAAGATGTATTCGTCGCCGGCGACCGCGCGATCATCCGATGGCGCTACTGGTGGGGCGCGCGCGCGGCCGATTCCGTGCGCGGCGTGAACCTGATGCGCGTCGAGAACGGACTGATCGTCGAAGCGATGGGCTACGTGAAGGGCAACTAG
- a CDS encoding M20 family metallopeptidase, translating into MTVHDEICAAVDRFRERAIDLGRQIHARPELKFQERFAAEALCAALRDMGVEVERSVGGLETAFRASVGKAGPTAAILAEYDALPNGHSCGHNLICTAALSAFAGLAAIRERLPGRIVIVGTPAEEGGGGKIILLERGVFAGVDAAMMAHAMDGEYATFPALATRHLRIRFKGRASHAAAAPWAGASALSAVLQTFQSVDAARLHLRDGARVHGIITDGGQAVNIVPERTECEFLCRAYTTKYAHEIADRVVRCAAAAAMATGTEMAHEIVGGYRNLINNTTMARRYALHSEALGVGTPDAPPDLPTGSTDMGDVSHAMPAIHPVFRIADPGAGNCHEDRFEKHTNSPRAYAAMIRVAKAMALTAYDLLAEPGLMEEARREFAARRET; encoded by the coding sequence ATGACTGTCCATGACGAGATCTGCGCCGCAGTCGATCGTTTCCGCGAGCGAGCGATCGATCTTGGCCGTCAGATCCATGCCCGTCCCGAGCTGAAGTTCCAGGAGCGATTCGCGGCCGAGGCGCTCTGCGCCGCGCTCCGCGACATGGGCGTCGAGGTCGAGCGCAGTGTGGGCGGACTGGAGACCGCCTTTCGCGCCTCAGTCGGCAAGGCGGGGCCGACCGCCGCGATCCTGGCCGAATACGACGCGCTGCCCAACGGGCATTCCTGCGGCCACAACCTCATCTGCACGGCGGCGTTGTCGGCCTTTGCGGGTCTCGCCGCGATACGCGAGCGGCTGCCGGGGCGAATCGTGATCGTCGGCACCCCGGCGGAGGAGGGCGGCGGCGGAAAGATCATCCTGCTCGAGCGCGGGGTGTTTGCGGGCGTGGACGCGGCGATGATGGCGCACGCGATGGACGGCGAGTACGCCACTTTTCCCGCGCTCGCCACGCGCCATCTGCGAATCAGGTTCAAGGGCCGCGCTTCGCATGCCGCCGCCGCGCCGTGGGCGGGCGCGAGCGCGCTTTCAGCCGTGCTCCAGACTTTCCAAAGCGTCGATGCGGCGCGGCTGCATTTGCGCGACGGCGCGCGCGTCCACGGCATCATCACCGACGGCGGTCAGGCGGTGAATATCGTGCCGGAGAGGACCGAGTGCGAGTTCCTCTGCCGCGCTTACACCACGAAGTACGCGCACGAGATCGCCGACCGCGTCGTGCGGTGCGCCGCGGCGGCGGCGATGGCGACCGGCACCGAGATGGCGCACGAGATCGTCGGCGGCTACCGCAACCTGATCAACAACACAACGATGGCGCGTCGCTACGCGCTCCACTCCGAGGCGCTCGGCGTCGGGACGCCCGACGCGCCGCCCGACCTGCCGACCGGTTCGACCGACATGGGGGATGTCAGCCACGCGATGCCGGCGATCCATCCGGTCTTTCGCATCGCCGATCCCGGCGCCGGCAACTGCCACGAGGACCGGTTCGAGAAGCACACCAACTCGCCGCGCGCGTACGCGGCGATGATCCGGGTGGCCAAGGCGATGGCGCTCACCGCCTACGATCTGCTGGCCGAACCGGGGCTGATGGAAGAGGCGCGGCGCGAGTTCGCCGCCCGCCGTGAGACCTAG
- a CDS encoding amidohydrolase family protein, translating into MSNHHTSKAIHDRLGHPVVDADGHYLEFGPSLLEYIRKVAGQRVADAFKATGDRVADSIRMTPAERRDAGVPQEAFWPAPTRNTLDRATATLPRLLYERLDEFGLDFTVLYPSAGLLIPRIMDDEMRRATCRALNMYNAETYRPLADRITPAAVIPMGTPGEAIEELEYAARTLGLKVMMMGHPMPRPIAAVARKTPAAARWARWIDTFGIDSAYDYDPVWAKCRELGVSPSFHSGSRGFGFRFSPGNFTYNHIGHFAAALEAVCKSLFLAGVTRRFPRLNIAFLEGGVAWACMLYSDLIGHWKKRNRAALEEVNPANLDRAMFRELVERWGGREIAERWAGGELRLQTFDTPNPPAEQELDDYAACGIERAEDIRDLFVRNFYFGCEADDPLNAWAYNTRINPFGAQLKTLLGSDIGHFDVVNMAEVLEEAYELVERRLITEDDLRDFLFTNPVRFFGEANPNFFKGTVIETAASRLLGAESTSATAGR; encoded by the coding sequence ATGAGCAACCATCACACTTCCAAGGCAATCCACGACCGCCTCGGCCATCCGGTCGTCGACGCCGACGGCCACTACCTCGAATTCGGCCCCTCGCTGCTCGAATACATCCGCAAGGTCGCTGGCCAGCGGGTCGCCGACGCCTTCAAAGCAACCGGCGATCGCGTCGCCGACTCGATCCGGATGACGCCGGCCGAGCGCCGCGACGCCGGCGTCCCGCAGGAGGCCTTCTGGCCGGCACCGACGCGCAACACGCTCGACCGCGCAACCGCCACGCTGCCGCGCCTGCTCTACGAGCGGCTCGACGAGTTCGGCCTCGATTTCACCGTGCTCTATCCCTCCGCCGGACTGCTCATCCCGCGCATCATGGACGACGAGATGCGCCGCGCCACCTGCCGTGCGCTAAACATGTACAACGCCGAAACCTACCGCCCGCTCGCCGACCGCATCACACCCGCCGCGGTCATTCCGATGGGCACGCCGGGGGAGGCGATCGAGGAGCTGGAGTACGCGGCCAGGACGCTGGGGCTCAAGGTGATGATGATGGGGCATCCGATGCCGCGGCCCATCGCCGCGGTGGCGCGCAAAACGCCCGCGGCAGCGCGCTGGGCGCGCTGGATAGACACGTTCGGTATTGACAGCGCCTACGACTATGATCCGGTATGGGCGAAATGCCGCGAGCTGGGAGTCTCGCCGTCGTTCCATAGCGGCTCGCGCGGCTTCGGCTTCCGTTTCTCGCCGGGCAACTTCACCTACAACCATATCGGCCACTTTGCCGCCGCGCTCGAAGCGGTGTGCAAGTCGCTCTTCCTCGCCGGTGTCACGCGCCGCTTCCCTCGGCTCAACATCGCCTTCCTCGAGGGCGGCGTTGCGTGGGCCTGCATGCTCTACAGCGATCTCATCGGCCATTGGAAAAAGCGCAACCGCGCCGCGCTCGAAGAAGTAAATCCGGCCAATCTCGACCGCGCGATGTTTCGCGAGCTGGTCGAGCGTTGGGGCGGGCGCGAGATCGCCGAGCGATGGGCCGGCGGCGAGCTCAGGCTCCAGACCTTCGACACGCCGAATCCGCCCGCCGAGCAGGAGCTCGACGACTACGCGGCGTGCGGGATCGAGCGCGCCGAGGATATCCGCGATCTTTTCGTGCGCAACTTCTATTTCGGATGCGAGGCCGATGATCCGCTCAACGCCTGGGCCTATAACACGCGGATAAATCCCTTCGGCGCGCAGCTCAAGACCCTGCTCGGCTCCGACATCGGCCATTTCGACGTCGTCAACATGGCTGAAGTGCTCGAAGAAGCCTACGAGCTGGTCGAACGTAGGCTGATCACCGAAGACGACCTGCGCGATTTCCTGTTCACCAATCCGGTGCGCTTCTTCGGCGAGGCGAATCCGAATTTCTTCAAGGGCACGGTCATCGAGACCGCAGCGTCCAGGCTGCTCGGCGCAGAGTCGACCTCCGCCACCGCCGGCCGCTGA
- a CDS encoding peroxiredoxin: protein MPSTEGLRAGDNLGAAATLVLRDQHGAERRLADFRGRNVVVYFYPADDTPGCTVEGKEFRDLDESFAELDCTIVGVSVDSVESHRAFAEKHAFPFVLLSDSKAELARAFGVMRDGFAARSTFVLNREQRVVRAFHDVTPRGHAQRVLEFVCSMLESHRMLGG from the coding sequence ATGCCGTCCACTGAAGGGCTGCGCGCGGGCGACAACCTCGGCGCGGCCGCCACGCTGGTCCTGCGCGATCAGCACGGCGCCGAGCGACGGCTGGCGGACTTTCGCGGGCGCAACGTCGTGGTCTATTTCTATCCGGCCGACGACACGCCCGGATGCACGGTCGAGGGCAAGGAGTTTCGCGACCTCGACGAAAGCTTCGCGGAGCTGGATTGCACGATCGTCGGCGTCAGCGTCGATTCGGTCGAGTCCCATCGCGCGTTTGCCGAAAAGCACGCCTTCCCCTTCGTCCTTCTGTCGGACTCCAAGGCTGAGCTGGCGCGCGCCTTCGGCGTGATGCGTGACGGCTTTGCCGCGCGCTCGACCTTCGTGCTTAACCGCGAGCAGCGTGTGGTGCGTGCCTTCCACGACGTCACGCCGCGCGGTCATGCGCAGCGCGTGCTCGAGTTCGTCTGCTCGATGCTCGAATCGCATCGGATGCTGGGCGGCTGA
- a CDS encoding NAD(P)H-binding protein has product MAAAELNVVTGALGYTGRYIAQALLARGLRVRTLTNHPAQADPFAGRVEVAPLDFSRPEALAQSLDGATTLFNTYWIRFPYGATTFDSAVANSRTLLRVALAVGVRRIVHISITHADERSPLPYFRGKGLVERAIVESGLSYLIIRPTLIFGGADILLNNVAWLLRRSPLFALPGRGDYRVQPVFVEDVATLAISGAAESRDRVVDAAGPEIYTFRNLVRAIARAVHSRALVVPAPAGLALLAARLIGHALGDITLTRDEIAGLSAGLLVASGAPTCPTRLSAWLEENAGRIGEEYASELARRAAAQPRRA; this is encoded by the coding sequence ATGGCCGCCGCGGAGCTGAACGTCGTCACCGGAGCGCTCGGTTATACCGGGCGCTATATCGCGCAGGCGCTGCTCGCGCGCGGCCTGCGCGTGCGGACGCTGACCAACCATCCCGCGCAGGCTGATCCGTTCGCCGGACGCGTCGAAGTTGCGCCGCTCGATTTCAGCCGCCCCGAAGCCCTCGCCCAGAGCCTCGACGGCGCGACGACGCTGTTCAACACCTACTGGATCCGGTTCCCCTACGGCGCGACGACGTTCGATAGCGCGGTCGCGAACTCGCGCACGCTGCTGCGCGTGGCGCTCGCGGTCGGCGTCCGCCGCATCGTCCATATCAGCATCACCCACGCTGACGAGCGCTCGCCGCTGCCCTACTTCCGCGGCAAAGGGCTAGTCGAGCGCGCGATCGTTGAGTCCGGGCTCTCCTACCTGATTATTCGTCCGACGCTGATCTTCGGCGGCGCGGATATCCTGCTCAACAATGTCGCGTGGCTGCTGCGGCGCTCTCCGCTCTTCGCCCTGCCCGGACGCGGCGATTACCGCGTGCAACCGGTGTTTGTCGAGGACGTGGCGACGCTGGCGATAAGCGGCGCCGCGGAGTCCCGCGACCGCGTCGTTGACGCGGCCGGGCCGGAAATTTACACCTTCCGCAACCTGGTGCGCGCGATCGCGCGCGCGGTTCACAGCCGCGCGCTGGTCGTCCCGGCGCCAGCCGGTCTCGCGTTGCTTGCGGCGCGGCTCATCGGACACGCGCTCGGCGATATCACGCTCACCCGCGACGAGATCGCCGGGCTGAGCGCAGGCCTGCTGGTTGCGAGCGGCGCGCCGACCTGTCCGACGCGCCTGAGCGCGTGGCTCGAAGAAAACGCCGGGCGCATCGGGGAGGAATACGCCTCGGAACTCGCCCGCCGCGCCGCGGCGCAGCCGCGCCGGGCGTAA
- a CDS encoding helix-turn-helix transcriptional regulator: MDIHRNGTAVEPAGVGPLLRRWREARRMSQLELALEAEVSARHISFLETGRAQPSKEMVLTLSNVLDVPLRERNLLLLAAGYAPLYGETNLDDPRMSQVRAAVEVILKSNEPRSAIAHDRHWNIVMANEAFVRFLALTQGRTPTGLAALQVTPQPRLNVMHLLFDPNGFRKIIVNWEQIAKSLLNEAYRRLAWARDDALRKLIRDILSYPGIPARWREPDLEAPHDPILPMELNLEGAIARMFSTVTTVATPHDVTLQELHVEVFYAADAETESVLGKYQQRLEARLAAGPALTPGGQVRPPH, from the coding sequence ATGGATATTCATCGCAACGGGACGGCGGTCGAGCCGGCCGGCGTCGGGCCGTTGCTGCGCCGCTGGCGCGAGGCGCGCCGGATGAGCCAGCTCGAACTGGCGCTGGAGGCGGAAGTCTCCGCCCGCCACATCAGCTTTCTCGAAACCGGACGCGCACAGCCGAGCAAAGAGATGGTGCTCACGCTCTCCAACGTGCTCGATGTGCCGCTGCGCGAGCGCAATCTTCTCCTGCTCGCCGCGGGCTATGCGCCGCTCTACGGCGAGACCAACCTCGACGACCCGCGCATGAGCCAGGTGCGCGCCGCGGTCGAGGTGATTCTCAAGTCCAATGAGCCGCGCAGCGCCATCGCGCACGACCGCCATTGGAATATCGTGATGGCCAACGAGGCGTTCGTCCGCTTCCTCGCCCTCACTCAGGGCCGCACGCCGACCGGCCTGGCCGCGTTGCAGGTGACGCCCCAGCCGCGCCTCAACGTGATGCACCTGCTCTTCGATCCCAACGGCTTTCGCAAAATCATCGTCAACTGGGAGCAGATTGCCAAGTCGTTGTTGAACGAAGCCTACCGCCGGCTGGCGTGGGCGCGCGACGATGCCCTGCGCAAGCTGATCCGCGATATCCTGAGCTATCCTGGAATCCCCGCACGTTGGCGCGAGCCGGACCTCGAAGCGCCGCACGATCCAATCCTGCCGATGGAGCTGAATCTCGAGGGCGCGATAGCGCGGATGTTCAGCACGGTCACGACCGTCGCCACGCCGCACGACGTCACGCTCCAGGAGCTGCACGTCGAGGTCTTTTACGCGGCTGACGCCGAAACCGAATCCGTGCTGGGGAAATACCAGCAGCGGCTCGAGGCGCGGCTCGCCGCGGGGCCCGCCCTGACGCCGGGTGGGCAGGTACGCCCGCCCCACTGA
- a CDS encoding ThuA domain-containing protein, producing MSQSKPVRVHVVAGGFPPGSTAGHDIDYARLRILLLLAESDVRATVANDFTDVARWLPGARMLITYVAGPYLNDEQNAAVRQWLEAGGRWLALHGTSGGKAAPVSGHSRARQMVKTSHHATLGCFFLNHPPVRRFRVEVDDRDHPLTRGAPASFETVDELYLIELQEPAKSRVLMTTELPSDPSPPGFGFHYERDTSLMPDGRTRVLGYVREMGQGAVAYFALGHCHNPTNNVQPFVDPSVDPSGTTPKLFRGSWETPAFERLLRNALAWGIGRENITTRSS from the coding sequence ATGAGCCAGAGCAAGCCGGTCCGAGTACACGTCGTCGCAGGTGGATTTCCGCCCGGCTCGACCGCCGGGCACGACATCGACTACGCGCGGCTGCGCATCCTCCTGCTCCTGGCCGAGAGCGACGTGCGCGCAACCGTGGCCAACGACTTCACCGACGTCGCGCGATGGCTGCCGGGCGCCCGGATGCTCATCACGTACGTAGCCGGGCCATACCTCAACGATGAGCAGAACGCGGCCGTGCGTCAGTGGCTAGAAGCGGGCGGGCGATGGCTCGCGCTGCACGGGACGAGCGGCGGCAAGGCGGCCCCGGTGAGCGGGCACTCGCGCGCGCGTCAGATGGTCAAGACCAGCCATCACGCGACGCTCGGATGTTTCTTCCTCAACCATCCGCCCGTGCGCCGCTTCCGCGTCGAGGTCGACGACCGCGACCATCCGCTGACGCGCGGCGCACCCGCGTCGTTCGAGACGGTCGACGAGCTTTATCTGATCGAGCTCCAGGAACCGGCGAAATCACGCGTGCTGATGACGACGGAGCTGCCGAGCGACCCGTCGCCGCCGGGCTTCGGTTTCCATTACGAGCGCGACACGTCGCTGATGCCCGACGGCAGGACGCGCGTGCTCGGCTACGTGCGCGAGATGGGTCAGGGCGCGGTCGCCTACTTCGCGCTCGGCCATTGCCACAATCCGACCAACAACGTGCAGCCGTTCGTGGACCCAAGCGTCGATCCCTCGGGGACGACGCCGAAGTTGTTCCGCGGCTCATGGGAGACCCCAGCTTTCGAGCGCCTGCTGCGCAACGCGCTCGCGTGGGGAATCGGCCGGGAAAATATAACTACTCGCTCTTCTTGA
- the moeB gene encoding molybdopterin-synthase adenylyltransferase MoeB, translated as MAKTSKNILDEARAQIKAVDIDEARRMLEKPGTVLVDVRESDEWRQGHIPQALGIPRGFLELRIEEKVPDRKAPVILQCASGTRSLLAARALREMGYENVYNLTGGFNAWKDRGLPWVAERVFTAEELTRYSRHFVIPEVGERGQAKLLDAKVLLLGCGALGSPSALYLAAAGVGTLGLVDFDVVDLSNLQRQIIHPTDRVGTLKTESAQKSIQALNPGIKVNRHEVRLSSDNVMEIIKDYDVVVNCGDNFPTRYLINDACVFAHKPLVDGAIFRFEGNATVFYPAKGGPCYRCLYPEPAPPDMAPSCAEAGVLGALPGVIGSIEALEAIKLILGAGEPLIGRMVYFDTLSKDYVRVLKIKRDPDCPVCGDHPTQTRLIDYEAFCGLATAPSADATPNGHAAAAPAGGR; from the coding sequence ATGGCAAAGACTTCCAAGAATATTCTCGACGAAGCGCGCGCCCAGATTAAGGCGGTCGATATCGACGAAGCGCGCCGGATGCTGGAGAAGCCGGGCACGGTGTTGGTGGACGTTCGTGAGAGCGACGAGTGGCGCCAGGGGCATATCCCGCAGGCGCTGGGCATCCCGCGTGGCTTCCTTGAGCTGCGCATCGAGGAGAAAGTCCCCGACCGCAAGGCGCCGGTCATCCTGCAGTGCGCCTCGGGCACGCGCTCGCTGCTGGCGGCGCGCGCGCTGCGCGAGATGGGCTATGAGAACGTTTACAACCTGACCGGCGGCTTCAACGCGTGGAAGGATCGCGGATTGCCGTGGGTCGCCGAGCGTGTCTTCACCGCCGAGGAGCTGACCCGCTATTCGCGCCATTTCGTGATTCCCGAGGTCGGCGAGCGCGGCCAGGCCAAGCTGCTCGACGCCAAAGTGCTGCTGCTCGGATGCGGCGCGCTGGGCTCGCCGTCGGCGCTTTATCTGGCGGCGGCGGGCGTCGGCACGCTGGGTCTAGTCGATTTCGACGTGGTCGACCTCTCCAATTTGCAGCGCCAGATAATCCATCCCACCGACCGCGTCGGCACGCTCAAGACCGAATCGGCGCAGAAGTCGATCCAGGCGCTCAATCCGGGGATTAAGGTGAATCGTCACGAGGTCCGCCTGAGTTCGGACAACGTGATGGAGATCATCAAGGACTACGACGTCGTCGTGAACTGTGGCGACAATTTCCCCACCCGCTACCTGATCAACGACGCCTGCGTGTTCGCGCACAAGCCGCTGGTGGACGGCGCGATCTTCCGCTTCGAGGGCAACGCGACCGTCTTCTACCCGGCCAAGGGCGGGCCGTGCTACCGCTGCCTGTATCCGGAGCCGGCGCCACCCGATATGGCGCCGTCGTGCGCCGAGGCTGGCGTGCTCGGCGCGCTGCCGGGCGTTATCGGATCGATCGAGGCGCTCGAGGCGATCAAGCTTATCCTCGGCGCGGGCGAGCCCTTGATCGGCCGGATGGTCTACTTCGATACGCTGTCGAAGGACTACGTGCGGGTGCTCAAGATCAAGCGCGATCCGGATTGCCCGGTCTGCGGCGATCATCCGACCCAGACCCGCCTCATCGACTATGAGGCGTTCTGCGGACTGGCCACGGCGCCTTCAGCGGACGCAACGCCCAACGGCCACGCCGCGGCTGCGCCGGCCGGCGGACGCTGA
- a CDS encoding nuclear transport factor 2 family protein, with product MSAKEEVQRINEQILAAAAEGDFAPFVNALADDVEVFDHVPYLFEGKAAFLRHLQTAAAGTEVMTYAVHQCSYRAAGDAAVVFNSHDRLSTIPKGGLAKIQCGRATWVYARKGSEWKIVSAHFSVPAE from the coding sequence ATGTCGGCGAAAGAAGAGGTTCAACGGATAAACGAGCAGATCCTGGCCGCGGCCGCGGAGGGAGATTTCGCGCCCTTCGTCAACGCGCTGGCCGACGACGTCGAGGTCTTCGACCACGTCCCCTACCTGTTCGAGGGCAAGGCCGCCTTCCTGCGCCATCTCCAGACCGCCGCCGCAGGCACCGAGGTGATGACTTACGCCGTCCATCAGTGCTCGTATCGCGCGGCCGGCGACGCGGCGGTGGTGTTCAACTCCCACGATCGCCTGTCCACCATACCCAAGGGCGGGCTCGCGAAAATCCAGTGCGGACGTGCGACGTGGGTCTACGCGCGCAAGGGCAGCGAATGGAAGATCGTGAGCGCGCACTTCTCGGTGCCGGCTGAGTAA
- a CDS encoding histidine phosphatase family protein, giving the protein MALGPFYVAEKLRQSDGVRGVALLMRHGETAWNRQGRVMGRNPVELDEHGRAQVTAAIELLRSVRPELIVSSPLIRARQSAQIIADGLGDVPILEEPLIAEVQYGRWEGMSYHELITDADYLSYREEPIHSPTPGGETIPEVQARGVEAVTRALKQNEGGRVLFVSHGDIIRTVLCHFMGMELHHFRRIRVDNAALSAVQIAGDFAEIKFLNLLPDLGRAFVAPFPIKKSE; this is encoded by the coding sequence ATGGCACTGGGGCCGTTTTACGTGGCGGAAAAACTGAGGCAGAGCGATGGCGTGCGCGGAGTCGCGCTCCTGATGCGGCACGGCGAGACCGCCTGGAATCGCCAGGGGCGCGTGATGGGCCGCAATCCGGTAGAGCTCGATGAGCACGGTCGCGCCCAGGTCACCGCGGCCATCGAGCTGCTGCGCTCGGTCCGGCCCGAACTTATCGTGAGCAGCCCGCTGATCCGCGCGCGCCAGTCTGCCCAGATCATCGCCGACGGGCTCGGCGATGTGCCGATTCTCGAGGAGCCGCTCATCGCCGAAGTCCAGTACGGGCGATGGGAGGGCATGAGCTACCACGAGCTCATCACCGACGCCGACTATCTCAGCTATCGCGAAGAGCCCATCCATAGCCCGACGCCGGGCGGCGAGACGATCCCCGAGGTCCAAGCGCGCGGTGTCGAGGCGGTCACCCGCGCGCTCAAGCAGAACGAGGGTGGGCGGGTGCTCTTCGTCTCCCATGGCGATATCATCCGCACCGTGTTGTGCCACTTCATGGGTATGGAGCTGCACCACTTCCGGCGTATCCGGGTGGACAACGCGGCGCTCTCGGCGGTACAGATCGCGGGCGACTTTGCCGAGATCAAGTTCCTCAACCTGCTCCCCGACCTCGGCCGCGCCTTCGTCGCACCGTTCCCGATCAAGAAGAGCGAGTAG